Part of the Candidatus Methanomethylicota archaeon genome, GATTTACATAATAACATTAAAAAATCCAGAGCGAGGCAACTTTCAATTCCCTCTATTGGGTTCCGGCAAATTCCACATTACACAGATCATCACATGCCCATATCTTTCAATTCCCTCTATTGGGTTCATAGAACCAATTAGTGATGAAGAATTAGAAGAATTGGAAACTTTCAATTCCCTCTATTGGGTTCGTATAAGAATATTATGATGGAGCAATATCTGCAGCAGCTTCCCTTTCAATTCCCTCTATTGGGTTCTTACACTTTGAGCATAAAGCTCTCTTTTGTTGCTCAGTTAACTTTCAATTCCCTCTATTGGGTTCAGAAGGAGGGAGCTTAAGTGATTATCCTCCCCCCACTACACTTTCAATTCCCTCTATTGGGTTCCCCATCCAACATACGGGGTGAAGCCGCCATGGGAGAAATCTTTCAATTCCCTCTATTGGGTTCAAACATCACTACCTAGTTTTACACATTTGTCCAAGTAGTGGCTTTCAATTCCCTCTATTGGGTTCGCTGGTCAAACAATAAATTTGGCTGCAACGGTAACTGCTGATCTTTCAATTCCCTCTATTGGGTTCCTATGCTCAGCCTCCTCACATAGCTTTGAAATGTCTAGCTTTCAATTCCCTCTATTGGGTTCTTTACAAGACATGAAGTTGAAACACTTAAGACAAGTCTAAACTTTCAATTCCCTCTATTGGGTTCCAGAAATCTCTAGTTTTCTGATCCATTCTTCGATTTCTTCTGGTCTTTCAATTCCCTCTATTGGGTTCGACATATACGATGCAGTGAACAATGGACTGCTAATATGCTTTCAATTCCCTCTATTGGGTTCTGAAAAAGGAAGGATTTAACGAAATAGGTAAACCAATAATAACTTTCAATTCCCTCTATTGGGTTCCCATACCTCACGTTCGAGGAAAATAAGAAGAATGTTTTGACTTTCAATTCCCTCTATTGGGTTCATTTAACGAAGGAAGAACATGAAGAACTTGTAAAGAAGACACTTTCAATTCCCTCTATTGGGTTCAATATGCAAGTGAAATGAGGAGGCTTGAGAGGGAGATCGACTTTCAATTCCCTCTATTGGGTTCCCTAAGACAGCTCAAAGATTATTGAAGAAGTATTCTGGTAGCTTTCAATTCCCTCTATTGGGTTCCACAATCTGGTATGAGCATCCAGCAATTTTCAGCCTCCACACTTTCAATTCCCTCTATTGGGTTCTTCCGAACTCTCATATAATAGATGTATTGGAAAAAGTATACTTTCAATTCCCTCTATTGGGTTCATAGCATTGGTATCCAGAAACTTTCAATTGACACAACCAAGCTTTCAATTCCCTCTATTGGGTTCGCAGTAACGCCGTACAAAGCAATGCTCATGAAGGCAGGAATCTTTCAATTCCCTCTATTGGGTTCCTACATAATAAACAGCATAGGCGATGAAGCAGTGATCTTTCAATTCCCTCTATTGGGTTCCGATATTATTTTTCCTTTTCTCGGACTTTTAAGGTTTTTGGCATGATTAATTTGGGAGTTATCATGGCACAAGCAGAATTTGCATTTAGCTGATGATGTTTGTGCCAGTTGATGGTGAGGTTGATGGTAAAGTCATTCGTAAATTTTTCGGCAATAGTCGAAAGGTATATCGACAATTTATAGTTAACTACACAGCAAACTAAATTTTAAGAAGTTTATATTTTCGTGAATAGTTTTGCTATTGTTCTTGCTTTTAATCGATATTCCTTCCCCACTTTCTCATATTCCACCAATCCCTCTTCAATCATCTTCTTAACGATTTTGTGTATTGTGCTTTTTGCCATAGCCACCTTCCTTGATAGTTGACTTAAATTAATTTCTCCAGCTTCTATAATTGCATTTAAAACGCTCTTATACTCCTCTTTTAATGGAGCTCTTATCCTTAGGACGTCTATAGCGAAGCTCAAATATCCCTCCAAATTTTCCAATTCAACTTCCACAACCCCCCTTAAACCCACCAATGTTGATGCTACAAGCAATTCTATTATCAGGCTTCTCATTCCACCACTTAAATTTAGGATGATGTCTTGGCCTAAATTGACAATCAAATTGAAAACATACTACAAATGTGAAGAGAACATGTGGGAAAAAAGATAATCAACTTCAAGGGACTATTAGACCAGCTACAAAGGAATATTACTCTACAATAACTCGGACTTTCTATTCATTTTCAAAGAAGGCCTTTCATTCTTCCACAAATTCTTATATGTCTTCAGACTATAAGGCTTGTTTTGCATGAAAAAGTTCACGAATTTCATGTTAAATGTAACTCTAACTCAAACAAGATTTACCAATGTATAACTTTAGCCTTAGGTGGGCGTATTCTGAGCGATATTGATTTTTCATTAATCCATATGAACTCTCCATAATTCCCTTAGCCTACTCTTCGGCTACTCTTCTTATTAATGTCTTCATATTTTCTTGTACTAGTCTTTCAATTATTTTAGCCCACTTCTCGGCCATCTCTTTCACGACAGCCTCTGAATCTTTTCTGCTCATATACATTATTTGCTTTTCCTCCCATTCCATTCTGAATGCCTTCTCTAAGAATGCTATGAACTCCTCTTCCTTCATCCTCTCCATAACAATGCTTACGAACATTTTGAATAGTTTTTGATAGTCTTCTTCGGTGAGGGTGAGTTTAAGCTGCCTTTCTGCTTCCTCAGACTTTTCTTCTAGGGCTTTCTTGATCTCATATACTAAACCCTTCTCATAAATATCCTTAAATATTTTTGTCACTTCATACTCTCTCGTTTCCTCTTCAAGCATTACTTCAAGTATTGGTGGAGATGGGAATAAATCATCATCCATAAGTGGCTCATATGACGCTTCTGGGCTGTCATATTTCACTGCATTCTTGAGGGCATTCTTAAGATTATACTTCCATAAGTCTATGCCTTGCATCTCGCATCTTCTCACATATTCGCGTATGAACTTCTTTATTCCTTCAGGTCCCCACTTGATCTTCAGAGTCTTCCACCAATTTTCCTCCGAATATATTTGATCATAATATGCATATTCATTCTCAACATACTTTCCAAACTCTTCATCAAACTCCTTTCTCAGCTTCTCCACTTCATTTCTTATTTTCTCTATGATTTTATGATAATCTTCAAGTAAATCTTCAAGCACCCTAGCAATCTTTTTATGTCCATCATACTTCTTCAACTTACTTCACTATAAATCCTTATTCCTTATGTCAAATTATTACTTTTTGCTCTCAAAGCTTTAATTTAAGCTTTCAAGTCAAAGATGAACCGATCTAGACTAACTGTCATGTGGGTGTAACTCTTTCACTTCCAAGTTATTGTTAGTTGAGAAATGTATCTAAGAATAGATATAAGCATGAGATAAATGTATTCTGCTTCTTCCCGTGAAGGCATGGCTACTAACTTGCCTGTATCCTCCTTTATGAACTTATGAATGCAAGCTAGGTTGGATATCAAGGCGTTTTCAATTCCATCAAGTATTTCTTCGTAAATACTTTTGCAATCGCTGGGAATCCTACTTAAAATGTATTCCCGTACCTCTCCCTTAAGAATTCTCCCCTTCCCTTCTTCCTTTTTAGTTAGTTCAGTTAAATAGTTCATTATAATATTTCTAGAAATTCTCAGAGCTTCAGGATAATTTCCTTTAGCAATGCTATCCTCAACATTTTTTAATTCATTAATGCAATTGTTAATAATTTCGACATGGATTTCGGAGATAATCGGAACAGGAATTTCAAGTCTTGCAACTTCCATGTAACCCAGCTTTTTCATTAACTCGTCTATTTCGTCTGTGTAAAATGGCATGTAAATGTTGCTTGATCCATCTGGAAATACTCTTTCCAAATTCCCTGTTATACTTTTTATACTATAAGAACCTCCTAGTTGTGCTATGTTAAGCGAGTAGCTGATGGCAAGCCCAAAGAATCTCTTCTTCCTCCTAATCTCATTTATGCAATCTATCAATCTACTGCTTACCGGAATTTCAAATTCTAATTCAAGATCTTCATTAGCTTTACGAATTCCACTGTAACCTCTTAAGTTCTTTAATGAGAAAATGAAGCTACCTCCACTGCCTTTCATATTTTCAAAAGAGTAGAAATCGACATTATACTTGTCAAGTATAAATAGGCAATTATAATCTCCTCCCAGCTGAGACTGAATAACGCCCTTTTCCATTCTAGCTTTTATAATTATGGCGGATCCTCCAACCCTGGTAACCACATCAAAACCTTTATAGATTAGGGGCATATCCATCTCCATTTCCTACATTCTTTTACAATGGTAACACGTTAATAAGCGACTAACCTTCATTTATAGTTTTTCATACGTAAATAATGAGAATCATTGATACCTTCAGGTTACAATTCTCCTTCTTGAGTTCACTAAATTCTAATTTAAATAGAGTTGAATACATGAGTGAAACCATGAAAGCACATCATTAAGTTTTTATTTTCATTTGAGGAGAATATGTTTGATATGAGAATGTTTTCAGGGTTTGGAAGTCTCTTTTTCAATTTTATATTTGAATTATGCATGTATCTTGGAGGGGGTAGTGTTGATAGATAGGGGGTGGCTTAGTGGGAAGGCTAGGGAGTTTATGGCTGAATTGGATAAGAGTGAATTGGAGGCTGCTTGGAAGGTTCATGCTGAGTTTCTTAAGAGATATCCGTTTAGGGAGCATCCTGAACTAATTGATAATCTAACTCCAGACAAAATCTATAAGAAGGGTGCTGAAGACTACTTCTTCCTATGGGTTGAGCATAGGACTAAAGCTCTTGGAGCCATATTCACTTATGGTGGGGCTGTGTACCCAAATGCCATAGCGAACATCGATAAGTTCAAGAGTCTCTTAAAGATTGCTGTTGATGATGCGAAACCTCTACGTGAAAA contains:
- a CDS encoding winged helix-turn-helix transcriptional regulator, giving the protein MRSLIIELLVASTLVGLRGVVEVELENLEGYLSFAIDVLRIRAPLKEEYKSVLNAIIEAGEINLSQLSRKVAMAKSTIHKIVKKMIEEGLVEYEKVGKEYRLKARTIAKLFTKI